A region of the Kineococcus endophyticus genome:
CCGTCGATGACGAGGTCCGGGTCGCGCTCGCGGGCGATGCGGGTCGCCTCGGCCACCTTGTCCACGCTCGACCCCGACCCCGAGGACCCGGTGGAGAAGCTGATCATCGCCACCCTCGGCTCGATCCCGAACGCGCGGGCCGAGGACGCCGACTGCAGGGCGATGTCGGCGAGGTCCTCCGGACCGGGGTCGGGGTTCACGGCGCAGTCGCCGTAGATCACGACGTCGTCGGGCAGGCACATGAAGAACACGCTGGACACCAGCCGGGCACCGGGCTTGGTCCGGATCACCTGCAGCGCAGGGCGGACGGTGGCGGCGGTCGTGTGGACGGCCCCGGCGACGAGGCCGTCGACGTCCCCGGCCTGCAGCATCGTGGTGCCCAGCCAGATCGGGTCGGCGAGGGAGTCGCGGGCCACGTCCGGCTGCAGGCCCTTGTGCTTGCGGGCCTCCACGAGCACGTCGACGTACTGCTCGACGAGGTCGGCCGGGTCGAGCACCTCGACGCCGTCGGGCAGGGTCAGCCCGAGGCCCGCGGCGACGGCGGCGACCTCGTCGGGCGCGCCGAGCAGCACGGGCCGGGCGATGCCGCGCTGGGCGCAGATCGCGGCCGCCTGGACGGTGCGGGGTTCGGTGCCCTCGGGCAGGACGATGCGCTGCACCCGTTCGGCCGCCAGCGTCGTCAGACGCCGACGGAAGGCGGCGGGCGAGAGCCGCGGGCGGTGCGCCGCCGTCGGCAGCTGCGCCAGCCAGCCCGGGTCCAGGGCGTCCGCGACGGTCGCGGCGAGCGCGAGCGCCCGCTCGGCGTCGTCCGCGGGGACCTCGGGGTCGAGGCGGTTCACGGCCGTCGCGGTGGCGTACGTGCTGCGGGCCGAGCGCAGGATCGGCAGCCCGGTCGCGGCGGCCGCGGCGGTCAGCTCCCCCACCCGCGGGTCCATGCCGACCCCGGCCGTCAGCAGCAGCCCGGCGAGCCGGGTGCCGTTGAGCGCGGCCAGGCAGGTGGCCATGACGACGTCGTGCCGGTCGCCGGGGACGAGGATGAGCCGGCCCTCGCGCAGGAGCGGCAGCATCCCGGGCACGGCCTGCGCCGCGACGACGACCTCCTTGATGCGCCGGCCCTGGTCGCCGTGGGTCAGGACCTCCATGTCGAGCTCGTGGTCGAGGTCGTGGACGAGGTCGCGCACCCGCAGCCACGTGAGGTCCCCGCGGAACGGCACGACGCCGACGAGCGGGATCTCGTGGTGCCCCAGCGCGCCCCGCAGCGCCGCGACCCGCGCGACGGCGGTCTCGGGGTCCCCGGCGACGGGCCAGCGGGACACCACCCCGCCCACGACGCGCAGGGCCTCCCCGGCGCGGTAAGTCCCCGCCGTGACGGCCATGTCCTCCGCGATGCGTTCGGGCGCACCGGGTTCGGCGCCGAGCAGACCCGCGGACCCGACGAGCAGCACGTCGGCGTCCAGGGCCGTCGCGAGCGCCTGGTTGACCCGGCCGGAGAACACCTGGTCGGCCGAGGGCGCCAGCCCCTCGACGACGACGACGTCGTGCGCGGCCAGGACCGTCTCGGCGTCCGCCACGACCTCCTCCATGAGGTCGTCGACCTCACCGCGGGAGAGCCGTTCCACGACGTGGCCCGAGGCGATCGGCTCGCTCGGGTCGAGCGTCGTGGTCAACCGGACGAGGGCGACCGAGCGGTCCGGTTCCCCCGACCGCGTCGACTGCGCGAGCGGTTTGTGGAACCCGACGTCCACGCCCCGTGCGTCGAGCGCGCGCACCAGCCCGAGGCAGGTCGAGGTGAGACCGGCGCCGTGACCGGTGGGGACGACGAGCAGCACGCGGGCCATGCGCCCACCCTCCCGCACGAGGGTCCGACCGGCCCGCGGGGGTCAGTGCTGGTTCACGAGCGCGACGGTGTCCCGGGCGATGAGCAGTTCCTCGTCGGTCGGGACGACCATCGCCAGCGGACCGGACCCGGGCACGGTGATGCGCCCGACCGGCGTCGACCCGCGGCCGTGGTCGGCGTTGGCGGCGGGGTCCTCGACGAGGCCGAGGTGGGCGAGGCGGGCCAGCAGCATCGAGCGCACGTTGACCGCGTTCTCCCCGATCCCACCGGTCAGGACGAGGGCGTCGAGCCCGCCGAGCGAGACCGTCAGGGCGGCGACGTGCTTGGCCGCGCGGTGGACGAAGACGTCGAGCGCGAGCCGCGCGCCGGCGTGGCCCTCGGCGGCCTTGCCCGACAGCGTCCGGACGTCGTTCGACAGGCCCGACAGCGCGAGCAGCCCGGAGGCGGAGTTCAGCTGCCGGACGATCTCGGTGACGCTCTCCCCCGTGCGGTCGGCGACGAGCTCGACGACGGCCGGGTCGAGGTCGCCCGAGCGCGTCCCCATGACCAGGCCCTCCAGCGGCGTCAGGCCCATGGTCGTGTCGACCGACCGACCGCCCAGGACAGCCGTTGCGCTGCACCCGTTCCCGAGGTGCGCGACGACCGTCTTGAGGGTCGCCGGGTCCCGGCCGTCGGCCTCGGTGAGGATCTGGGCGGCGCGCTGGCTGACGAACCGGTGGCTCGTGCCGTGCATCCCGTAGCGGCGGACGCCGAACTCCTCGTACCAGCGCGCGGGCACCGCGTACCGGTAGTTCACCTCGGGCATCGTCTGGTGGAACGCGGTGTCGAAGACGGCCACGTGCTCGAGGTCGGGCAGGACCGCGCGCGCGGCCTCGATGCCGGAGGCGTTGGCCGGGTTGTGCAGGGGCGCCAGCGCCGACAGCTCGTGGATCTGCCCCAGGACGCGGTCGTCGATGCGGACGGAGCCGCGGAAGACCGACCCGCCCTGCACGACGCGGTGCCCGACGCCGAGCAGCGGCGGCAGGTCGAGGTCGAGCAGGCGCTGCAGGACGTGGGCCAGGGCGCCGCGGTGCGTCGTCGCGGCGGGCGTGATGGTGCGCGTCGTGGACTCCCCGCCCGACGTCGTCGTCATGTGCACGACGGCGTCGGGGCTGCCGATGCGCTCGCCCAGGCAGCTGAGGGCGCGCTCGCCCGTCTCCGGGTCCACGAGCGCGAGCTTGACCGACGAGCTCCCGCAGTTGACCACCACGACCGACCCGTTGCCCACCACGAGACCCCCTTCGAACGACCTGTCCCACCCCGCCACGGGAAGGCTCTCACGCACCCCCGACACGGCCCGGCAGCACTCCCGCCAGGGTGGTGGCGAGGTCGGGGGCGACCTCCAGCGCCCGGTCCCCCTCCGGTTGCAGGTACCCCATGACGGCCACGTGCTCGGCGGGCAGGGCGAAGGCCCCGCCCGCGTTGACGGACTGCCCCCAGCCCATGGCCCAGCGCGTGCCGTCCGGGTCCGTGCCGCACGGGCAGGACGGCCAGACGCCCAGGCCGTTGCCCAGCGGCTGCAGGTCGACGAGCTCGGCGCGGGCCTGCGGGGTCAGGACGAGGTCGGAGGAGAACAGCGCGCCCTGCCAGCGGGCCAGGTCGCCCGGGGAGGCGACGACGCCACCGGAGGAGAACCCCACCCAGCCGGGGACCTCGCGCTGCTCGACGGTCATCGTCGTGAGGCCCAGCGGTCCCGCCACGCGGTCGGCGACGAGGTCGGCGTACGGCTGTCCCGTCACCTGCTCCAGGAGCAGGCCGAGCCAGAGGAACCCGCTGTTGGAGTAGCTGACCTGCTCCCCCGGCGCGAAGAGCGGGGGTGCCTGCACGGCGAGCGCCACCAGGTCGACCGGGCTCCACACCCGGTCGGGGTCGAAGCCCGGCGTCTGCGTGTACTGCGGCAGCCCGCCGGCGTGGTGCAGCAACTGGCGGGGCGTGACCTGCACCCCGGGCGGGACGCCGTCGAGGTCGGGAACGGGCGCGTCGAGGTCGATCGTCCCGCGGGTCGCCTCCTGCAGGACGAGGGCGGCCGTCACGCCCTTGGTCAGCGACGCAGCGAGGACCGGTTCGCCGGCCGGCAGTCCCGTGCCGAGGGCGACCGAGCTCGTCCCCTCCCACACCGCGTCCCAGCGCTCCGCCCCGGAGGCGACGCCCACGCTGGCGGCGTCGATGCCGTCGGTGCGGGCCACCCAGTCGTCCAGCGCCTGTTGCAGGACGTCGGCGGGCAGCTCCGCCAGGGGTGCCTCGCGGGTGGGGAGCACGACGTCCGGGTCGGCGACGGCGTCGAAGGCGGACTGCTCCAGGGCGCTGCGGTCCGAGGGGCCGGGGATGGCCAGCAGTGACGGGCTGGGCCCGCCCGCGAAGGCGACGGACAGGGCGAGGCAGCCGGCGGTGACGGGCCCCAGCGCCGCGGGCAGCAGCAGCGCCGGCCGGGCGGGCCGGGCCCCTCGGACGGGCCACCACCGGGGCGGGCGGCCGCCGGCGACGTCCTCGACCCAGCCGACGGCGAGGACCGCGACGGCGGTCAGGACCACCGAGCCGGTCACGACCAGCGGGACCGCCGTCCACGCCCCGCCGGGCGGCCGGACCTCGTCGACGGCGGTGCGCGTCAGCACGATCGCGGCCGGGTGCCACAGGTAGATCGTCACCGCACGGGCCGTCACGCCCCGCAGGACCGCTCCCCCGCGGGCCGACCAGCGGCGCAGGGGTCCCTCGACGAGCCCGAGGGCCGCCAGCCAGCCGAGGGCGGCCAGCGCCAGCAGGAGCCACGAGGAGTTGAGCGACCCCCGGTCCAGCGGGACCACCGTCGTCAGGGCCAGCGCGCCGCCCACCCCGGTGACGGCGACGGCGGCGAGGACGGCGCGTCCCGGCAGCGCCCGGGCACCGGCCCAGGCGGCCCCGAGCACGGCGAAGAGGCCGTAGCAGAGGGCGTCCCCGACGCCGGTGCGCAGCGCCCCCACCGGCGTGGGCAGGCCCGCGCGCGGCCCGAGCTCCAGCAGGGCCAGCCCTGCGCAGGCGACGACGGACGCGAGCACGGGACGGCGGGCGCAGCGGACGACGACGGGCGCGAGGGCCACGAGCCACAGGTAGTCGCTGACGTACCAGAGGTGAGAGGTCAGCCAGCCCTGCTGCCCTTCCGCCCCGACCGGTGGCAGCAGGGGCAGCGCCCAGCGCCACGCGTCGCCGAGGGCGAGCTCCTCGCCGCTGCGTCGCGCGGTGAGGGCCGTCGTGACGAGGACGGCCGCCCCGAAGACCCAGAACGGCACGAGCAGCCGCCGCGCCCGCCGCAGGGCCGTGCGCGCCCAGCCGCCGCGGTCCAGGCTCGTCGCGAGCAGCGACCCCGCGAGGAAGAACATCACCGGCATGGCCGGGAACACCCAGGACAGCCAGGCCCACGCCAGCGCGTGCCACAGCAGCACCCGGACCAGCGCGACGGTCCGCAGACCGTCGACCAGCGGGTCGCGGGTGCGGGCGGGCGCGGGCGGCGTCAGGACCGAGCTGGGAGAGGTCATCGGTACCGAGCCTCTCATTGCACGGGGTCGGGCCAGCCCTCCCTGCGGTGGGCGCTCTCCCAGAACAGCCACTCGTAGCGCGTCGCGACGGCGAAGGCCTCGTGCATGGCCTCCTCGAGGTCGGGCCGGGCGGCGGCGTCGACCAGGTCCCGCGCCGTGGCCGTCGCGGCGTGGAAGGCGGGGTCGTCGTACGTCGCGACCCACCGGGCGAACGGGTGGCCCTCGACGAGCCCGGCACGGGCGGCCAGCCGGCGCCCGGCGTCGGCGTAGACCCAGAAGCAGGGCAGCACCGCGGCCGCGCCCACCGCGTACGGCGCGGTGGCGGCCGTGGCGACGAGGTGCGAGACGTACCCGAGCGTCGTCGGGGAGGCGACCGGCGCCGCCCCGTCCCCGGGCGGCAGCACCCCCGCCTCGAGCAGGTCGCCGTGCAGCGAGGACTCCACGACGGCCGCACCGTGCGCCGAGGACGCCCAGAACCCGGCCGCCGCGGCGTCGGGTGCGCGGGCGGCCAGCAGGGACAGCGCCCTGGCGTACCCCTGCAGGTAGAGCGCGTCTTGTTCGAGGTAGTGCCGGAACACGCCCGGGTCGAGCGTGCCATCGGCGAGCTCGGCGAGGAACGCGCACCGTTCGACGGCGGCGCGCACCGCGGCGGTCCGCTCCCACGCGGTCGCGGTGAAGCTCACGACGGCGCTCACCTGGCCTCCCGCAGCGCGAAGGCGTGGTCGAGGGGGCCGTGCGCACCCGGCTGTCCCGACCCGACGGCGAGGGCCCGTCCGGCGAGCAGGGCCGACTGCAGGTAGTCCCGCGCCGGCCCGGCCAGGGCGTCCCAGTCGGCCCCGGGGTGCAGCGCGGCCTGCGCGGCGAGGGCGGCGGACAGCGTGCAGCCCGTCCCGTGCGTCCCCGTGGTGTCCACGCGGGGGCGCCGCAGCACCGTCTCCCCCGCCGGCCCGACGAGGACGTCGACGCTCTCGGGGCCCCGGAGGTGGCCGCCCTTGAGCAGCACCGCGGTCCCCGTGCGGAAGAACAGCTCCCGCGCCTGGGCCCGGGCGCCGTCGAGGTCCGTGGCCGGGGCGGCGTCGAGCAGGACGGCCGCCTCCGGGACGTTCGGGGTGACGAGGTCGGCGACGGGCAGCAGGTCCTCGCGGACGGCGGCGACGGCGGCCGGGTCCAGCAGCCGGTCCCCGCTCGTGGCGACCATCACCGGGTCCAGCACGACGGGCCCCAGGCCCCCGCGGCGCACGGCGGCGGCGACGGCGGCCACGACCTGCGCGTCGGCCAGCATCCCGATCTTCGTCGCGTGCACGGTGATGTCCTCGAGCACGGCGTCGAGCTGGTCGGTGACGAACGCCGCGGGCACGACGTGCACCCCGCGGACCCCGCGGGTGTTCTGCGCCGTGAGCGCCGTCAGCACGCTGGTCCCGAAGACGCCGTGCGCCGCGAACGTCTTGAGGTCGGCCTGGATCCCCGCCCCGCCGCCGGAGTCGCTGCCCGCGATCGTCAGGGCCACGGGGACGGCGACCCGCGCGCTCACCGGCGCTCCCCCGCCCGGTCCCACTGCGCCCGCAGGTCCCGCGCCGCCCGTTCCGGGTCCGCCGCGCCGCAGATCTCCGAGACCACGCAGAACCCGGTGATCCCCGTGCCGCACAACCCGTCGAGGTTGTCCTGGTGGATCCCGCCGATCGCCACGCACGGCACCGGCGACGCCGCGACGACGGCCGCGACGCCGTCGGCGCCGAGTGCCGCGGCCGCGTCCGGTTTCGTCGCGGTCTCCCGCACGGGCCCGACGCCGAGGTGGTCGACGACCGCCGGGTCCACCGCCGCGGCCTGCTCCGGCGTCGAGACGGACAAGCCCAGCAGCAGGTCCGGCGCGATCCGCCGCACCTCGTGCGCCGGCAGGTCGCTCTGCCCCAGGTGCACGCCGTCGACGCCGGCGATCAGCGCGACGTCCACGGCGTCGTTCACCAGCAAGGGAACTCCCGTGCCCCGCAGCACGTCCCGGACAGCCAGGACGAGCGCGAGGCGCTCGCGGTCGGAGCCCTCCTTGGCGCGCACCTGGACGGCGTCGACGCCACCCGCGACGGCGGCGCGGACGACGGCCGGGACGCCGCGGTCACCGCACTGGGCGGTGTCGGTGACGAGGTAGAGCGTGGGCCGGAACGGCGCTCTCACGCGAGGCGTCCGGCGCCGTCGAGGACGTCCTGCGGACCGACGGCGTCGAGTTCGTCGAGCCACGCGATCGCGAAGGACCCGGGCCGGTCGGCCCGCGCCGCAGCGCGTTCCGCGGCGATGGCGACGTGCAGGTGCGCGGCGGCGGTCGCCACGAGCGGGTCGGGTTCGGCCGACGCGTAGGCGGCGACGAGCGCCCCGAGCGAGCACCCCGCCCCCGTCGTGCGGGTGAGCAGCACGTGCCCGCCGGCGACGCGGACGGTCCGGTCGCCGTGGACGAGGACGTCGACGGGACCCGACACGGCCACCACCCCGCCGGTGCGGGCGCTGAGCCCCCGCGCCGCCTCCAGGGCGTCCTCGGCCCCGTCGGTCGCGTCGACCCCACGGCCGCCGGCACCCGCCCCGGCGAGGCCGAGCACCTCGGAGGCGTTGCCGCGCACCACGGTCGGTGCGTGGTCGAGCAGCTCGCGGGCGATCCGCGTGCGGAACTCCAGCCCGCCGACGGCGACGGGGTCCAGCACCCAGGGCCGTCCGTGCTCGCGCGCCGACCCCGCGGCCAGGGACATGGCCTGCGCCTTCGTCTCGTCCAGGGTCCCGACGTTGACGAGGACGGCGGAGGCGAGCGCCGCGAACGCGGCGGCCTCGTGCACGTTGTCCACCATCGCGGGGGCCGCCCCCACGGCGAGCAGGGCGTTGGCGGTGATCGTCTGCACCACCGAGTTGGTGAGGCACTGGACCAGGGGCGCCCCCTGGGCCACGGCCTCGCGGGCGCGGGCGACGTCCTGGGCGGACACCAGCGTGGAACCGGTCGTGGAGGGTGCAGCCATGCCGCGACATCCCTTCGTCAGCATTACCTGAATCAGGTGCGACGGGTGTGATCTCAGCTGCGCGATCCGCGCGCAGCACCCCGTGTCGCGGCGAACGCTACACCGCCGTCCGCCCCCGTTTGCCGGGGGTTCGCCGGGGTAGCCCCACGGCATGAGCCTGAACCTGTCGGGATCGGACCTGTCGGTGCACCCGCGGACGACCGCCGGTCAGCACCTGTCGCTCGTCGTCGGGGGGCTGCTGGTGCTGTTCGGGATCGCCGGGTTCGTCGTCTCCGGTTTCTCCGACTGGACGGGCGGCACGCAGGAGCAGCAGGTGGTCGGGTTCTCGGTGAACCCGCTCTCCAGCGCCGTGCACCTCGTCCTGGGACTGCTGGGGCTGCTCGCCCGCACGGGGCGCCGCCGCGCCCGCTGGTACGGGGTCGTCGTGTTCCTGGCGTTCGCCGGGCTCTTCGCGTGGGGGGCGTCCAGCGACGGGTCCGGGGACACCGTGCTGAACCTGGCCTGGCCGATCACCACCGCGCACGGCGTCCTCGCCGCGGCCGGCATCGTCATCGCCCTCGTGCCGGTGACGGCCGGGCGGCGGCAGTCCACCGCCGAACTGCGCTGACCCCGACGGGGTCAGCGCAGCCCAGGGGCCCTCAGGCCTCGCCGCCCTCGCGGACGCCGGCCCACAGGTCGACGCCGGAGTCGACGGCGAACTCCTCGATCGCGCTCAGTTCGGAGTCGGTGAACTCCAGGTTCTGCACCGCGGCCACGTTGTCCTCGACCTGCTGCACCGAACTGGCGCCGATGAGAGTCGTGGTCACGCGCCGGTCGCGCAGGGTCCAGGCCAGGGCGAGCTGCGCGAGCGTCTGGCCGCGGCCCTCGGCGATCTCCTGCAGGCCGCGGATGCGGCGCAGCGTCTCGTCGTTCAAGATCGACGGGTCGAGGGACTTGCCCTGCGCCGCACGGGAGTCCTCCGGGATCCCGTTGAGGTAGCGGTTCGTCAGCAGCCCCTGCGCGAGCGCGGTGAAGGGGATGCACCCGACGCCCTCGGCCTCCAGGACGTCCAGCAGCCCGGACTCGATCCAGCGGTTGAACATCGAGTACGACGGCTGGTGGATCAGCAGCGGGGTGCCGAGGTCGCGCAGGATCCGCGAGGCCTGCAGCGTGCGTTCCGGGCCGTAGGAGGAGATCCCGACGTACAGCGCCTTGCCCGAGCGGACGATGGCGTCGAGCGCCCCCATCGTCTCCTCGAGCGGGGTGTCCGGGTCCGGACGGTGGTGGTAGAAGATGTCGACGTGGTCCAGGCCCATGCGCTGGAGCGACTGGTCCAGGGAGGCCGTCAGGTACTTGCGCGACCCGCGGTCCCCGTACGGCCCGGGCCACATGTCCCAGCCGGCCTTGGAGGAGATGACGAGTTCGTCGCGGTAGGGCTTGAAGTCCTCGCGGAACAACCGCCCGAAGTTCGTCTCGGCGGTGCCGTAGGGCGGGCCGTAGTTGTTCGCGAGGTCGAAGTGGGTGATGCCCAGGTCGAACGCGCGGCGGGTGATGTCGCGCTGGGTCTGGAACGGCTTGTCGTCGCCGAAGTTGTGCCAGAACCCGAGCGAGAGCGCCGGGAGTTCCAGGCCGCTGCGTCCGCAGCGGCGGTAGGGCATGGACTCGTACCGTCCAGCGTCTGCGGTGTACGTGGTGGGGCTCACGTCGGCGATCCTGCCACGCGCAGCGCCGCGGCGGCACGGGCCAGTTCCTCGACGCGGGCGAAGTCCCCCGCGGCGAGGGCGTCCGCCGGGGTGAGCCAACTGCCGCCCACGCACCCCACGTTCGAGAGGGCGAGGTACTCCGCCGCGTTCGCCGGGGAGATCCCCCCGGTCGGGCAGAACCGCACCTGCGGCAGGACCGTGCGCAGCGCTGCGAGGAACGGGGCACCGCCGGACTGCTGGGCGGGGAAGAACTTCAGCTCGTGGACCCCGAGTTCCAGCGCCACCAGGGCTTCGGAGACCGTCGCGACCCCCGGCAGCAGCGGGACGCCGCGGTCGCGGGCGGCCCCGACGATCGAGGGTGTCGTGCCCGGGCTGACGAGGAACTGCGCGCCCGCGTCGACGGCGCGGGCGACGTCGTCGGCCGACGTGCAGGTGCCGACGCCGAGCAGGATGTCGGGGACCTCCGCGGCGACGGCCCGCACGGCGTCGAGCGCGACGGGCGTCCGCAGGGTCAGCTCGACCACCCCGACGCCGCCCGCGAGCAGCGCGCGGGCCAGCGGGACGGCCGTGGCGACGTCCTCGACGACGACGACGGGCACGACCGGGGAGACGTCGAGAACACTGGCTGGCGACACGGGGGGCTCCTCCTCGAGGTCCGGGTGGGCCCCACTGTCCCAGCCTCAGCCGACGCGGACCGCGCTGGGGGTGACCGTCCCGGTGACGACGAGACCGTCGTCGGCGACCTGCAGGCCCTCCAGCCGCACCTGCGGCGGGACCCCCTCGAGGGGGAAGGTGAAGCCGCCGAACCCCGCGGCCTCGAGCAGCTGCTCGGCGCGGCCGAGCGGCACCGAGGCCCCCGCCAGCTGAGCGCTCACCGGTTCCAGCCGGACGTCCGAGCCCTCCAGGACGGGCTTGCCCGTGACGGCGAGGTCGACGCCGAGCCCGAAGACGCGGACGGTCGCCCCCGCGCGGACGGCGTCCCCGTCGCGGGTGAGCGTCACGTCGAGGGCGCCGACGGAGGCCTTCTGCGCGAGGTCGGCGTAGGCCACCTCCGCCCGGACGGTGCCACCGGCGACGTCGACCGTCCCGGCACCACCGGTGAGCACGCTCGAGGGGACGTCCACCTCGGGCAGCCGCACGCGCACGTCCCGGACGACGAGGTCGTCCTCGGTCGTCATGCGGGGCACCGTCACGGTCACGTCCTCGAAGCGTCCCCGCACGGCCTGCCAGAGGAACGAGCCGCCCGCGAGGGTGACCTCGGGGTCCTGCGGGAGCCGGTACTCGCTGCGCAGCTGGGAGGCGACGCGGTCGGTCGCGTAGGTGCGGGCGGCCAGGTCGGCCGCCACGGCGATGACCGCGAGCGCCACGAGCGTGACGAGCACGCGGACGAGGGGACGGCCGGAGCGGCGGGCGGACGACACCCCACCACTGTCCCAGGACGGGTCCGCCGGGGATCACCCCGACCCGAGCAGTGCGGCGGCCACGTCGTCGGGCATCCCCCGGAAC
Encoded here:
- a CDS encoding LmeA family phospholipid-binding protein; protein product: MSSARRSGRPLVRVLVTLVALAVIAVAADLAARTYATDRVASQLRSEYRLPQDPEVTLAGGSFLWQAVRGRFEDVTVTVPRMTTEDDLVVRDVRVRLPEVDVPSSVLTGGAGTVDVAGGTVRAEVAYADLAQKASVGALDVTLTRDGDAVRAGATVRVFGLGVDLAVTGKPVLEGSDVRLEPVSAQLAGASVPLGRAEQLLEAAGFGGFTFPLEGVPPQVRLEGLQVADDGLVVTGTVTPSAVRVG